Proteins found in one Nocardia brasiliensis ATCC 700358 genomic segment:
- a CDS encoding thymidine phosphorylase, with protein sequence MTALDAVSIITAKRDGGALSDAQIDWVIDGFTKGVVADEQMSALAMAIVWRGMTRRETARWTAAMIASGRRMDFTDLPRPTVDKHSTGGVGDKITLPLAPLVAACGAAVPQLSGRGLGHTGGTLDKLEAIPGWQADVSVPRMRELLSDPAVGAVVCAAGADLAPADKRLYALRDVTGTVESIPLIASSIMSKKIAEGTAALVLDVKVGAGAFLKTLDGARELATAMVELGTDAGVRTVALLTAMDTPLGRTAGNALEVAESVEVLAGGGPADIVELTVTLAREMVALAGLDIDPADVLADGRAMDHWRAMIRAQGGDPDAALPTAKHTEVVKAERDGVLTRLDAMGVGIAAWRLGAGRARQGDPVQFGAGVEMHVKPGDSVTAGQPLLTLHTDTPDAFAGAQDALREAVAIGDTGEKPTAPLLLGRIGV encoded by the coding sequence GTGACGGCACTGGACGCGGTTTCGATCATCACTGCCAAGCGTGACGGCGGCGCGCTGTCGGACGCCCAGATCGACTGGGTGATCGACGGGTTCACCAAGGGGGTGGTGGCCGACGAGCAGATGTCGGCCCTGGCCATGGCGATCGTGTGGCGGGGGATGACCCGGCGGGAGACCGCGCGCTGGACCGCCGCGATGATCGCGTCCGGCCGCCGGATGGACTTCACCGATCTGCCCCGGCCCACGGTGGACAAGCATTCGACCGGCGGGGTGGGCGACAAGATCACGCTGCCGTTGGCGCCGCTGGTCGCCGCGTGCGGCGCCGCCGTCCCGCAGCTGTCCGGGCGCGGGCTCGGCCACACCGGCGGCACGCTCGACAAGCTCGAAGCCATTCCCGGCTGGCAGGCCGACGTTTCGGTGCCGCGAATGCGCGAGTTGCTCAGCGACCCCGCGGTCGGCGCGGTGGTGTGTGCGGCGGGCGCCGACCTCGCACCGGCGGACAAACGGCTCTACGCGCTGCGCGATGTCACCGGCACCGTGGAATCCATCCCGTTGATCGCCAGCTCGATCATGAGCAAGAAGATCGCGGAGGGCACCGCGGCCCTGGTGCTCGACGTGAAGGTCGGCGCGGGCGCGTTCCTGAAGACGCTCGACGGCGCGCGCGAATTGGCCACGGCCATGGTCGAATTGGGCACCGACGCGGGCGTGCGCACGGTGGCGCTGCTCACCGCGATGGACACCCCGCTCGGCCGGACGGCGGGTAACGCGCTGGAGGTGGCCGAGTCGGTGGAGGTGCTCGCCGGGGGCGGGCCCGCGGATATCGTCGAGCTCACCGTCACGCTCGCGCGCGAGATGGTCGCACTGGCCGGGCTCGACATCGACCCGGCCGACGTGCTGGCCGACGGCCGGGCGATGGATCACTGGCGCGCGATGATCCGGGCGCAGGGCGGCGACCCGGATGCCGCGCTGCCCACCGCGAAACACACCGAGGTCGTCAAGGCCGAGCGTGACGGCGTGCTCACCCGGCTGGACGCCATGGGCGTCGGCATCGCGGCGTGGCGGCTCGGCGCGGGCCGGGCCAGGCAGGGCGATCCGGTGCAGTTCGGCGCGGGCGTCGAAATGCATGTCAAGCCAGGTGATTCCGTCACCGCCGGGCAGCCGTTGCTCACCCTGCACACCGACACCCCGGACGCGTTCGCCGGTGCGCAGGACGCGCTGCGAGAGGCTGTCGCCATCGGCGACACCGGCGAGAAGCCCACCGCCCCTTTGCTCCTCGGTCGAATCGGGGTCTGA
- a CDS encoding YbaB/EbfC family nucleoid-associated protein: protein MSAEMDALVANATQKLEALEAALYGLKQVRGRHTTDDGSVTVEVDSDGALVALSLAETVTSLPPAEVGQLIVWACRQAAEDAGNQRSKVVATLNESFVPPANPAGGTIGGGPDSA, encoded by the coding sequence ATGAGCGCCGAGATGGACGCGTTGGTCGCCAATGCGACGCAGAAGCTGGAGGCGCTGGAGGCGGCGCTGTACGGCCTCAAGCAGGTCCGGGGCCGCCACACCACCGACGACGGCTCGGTCACCGTCGAGGTGGACAGCGACGGCGCGCTCGTCGCGTTGAGCCTCGCCGAGACCGTCACCTCGCTGCCGCCCGCCGAGGTCGGACAGCTGATCGTCTGGGCCTGCAGGCAGGCCGCGGAGGACGCGGGCAACCAGCGCTCGAAGGTCGTTGCGACACTGAACGAGTCGTTCGTTCCGCCGGCGAACCCCGCCGGCGGAACCATTGGGGGCGGGCCGGATAGTGCCTGA
- a CDS encoding adenosine deaminase encodes MTGPTALTLASIRQAPKALLHDHLDGGLRPATVLELAAECGYADLPATDEAALAAWFRDAADSGSLELYLETFAHTVAVMQTPEGLRRVARECAEDLSADGVVYAEVRFAPEQHLERGLTLDEVVEHTLAGFREGEAAAAAAGRPIVVTCLLTAMRHAARSREIAELTVRFRDRGVGGFDIAGAEAGFPPSRHLDAFEYMRANSAHFTIHAGEAFGLPSIHEALAFCGCDRLGHGVRITDDISVPGAIEDARLGLVANYVRDMRIPLELCPSSNVQTGAVPSLDKHPFDLLARLRFRVTVNTDNRLMSDTTMSKEMLKLVDTFDYGWSDLERFTINAMKSAFIPFPERLRIIDDIIKPGYAVLLG; translated from the coding sequence ATGACTGGACCGACCGCATTGACCCTTGCCTCGATCCGACAGGCGCCAAAAGCGCTGCTGCACGACCACCTCGACGGTGGTCTACGGCCCGCCACGGTGCTGGAGTTGGCCGCCGAGTGCGGCTACGCCGACCTACCCGCCACGGACGAGGCGGCGCTGGCCGCCTGGTTCCGGGACGCGGCCGACAGCGGATCGCTGGAACTGTATCTGGAAACTTTCGCGCACACCGTCGCCGTCATGCAGACGCCGGAGGGCCTGCGCCGGGTCGCCCGTGAATGCGCGGAAGACCTCTCCGCGGACGGCGTGGTGTACGCCGAGGTGCGTTTCGCCCCCGAACAGCACCTCGAGCGCGGACTGACCCTCGACGAGGTCGTCGAGCACACCCTGGCCGGCTTCCGGGAGGGCGAGGCGGCCGCCGCGGCGGCGGGCCGCCCGATCGTGGTGACCTGCCTGCTCACCGCCATGCGACATGCGGCACGGTCGCGCGAGATCGCCGAGCTCACCGTGCGCTTCCGGGATCGCGGCGTGGGCGGCTTCGATATCGCGGGTGCGGAGGCCGGCTTCCCGCCCAGCCGGCACCTGGACGCGTTCGAGTACATGCGCGCCAACAGCGCGCACTTCACCATTCACGCCGGCGAGGCGTTCGGGCTGCCCTCGATCCACGAGGCGCTCGCCTTCTGCGGCTGTGACCGGCTCGGCCACGGCGTGCGGATCACCGACGACATCAGCGTGCCCGGCGCGATCGAGGACGCCCGCCTGGGGCTGGTCGCGAACTACGTGCGGGATATGCGCATCCCGCTGGAGCTCTGTCCGTCGTCGAACGTGCAGACCGGCGCGGTGCCCTCGCTCGACAAGCATCCGTTCGACCTGCTGGCCCGGCTGCGCTTCCGGGTGACGGTGAACACCGACAACCGGCTGATGAGCGACACCACCATGAGCAAGGAGATGCTGAAGCTGGTCGACACGTTCGACTACGGCTGGAGCGATCTGGAGCGTTTCACCATCAACGCGATGAAGTCGGCGTTCATCCCGTTCCCGGAGCGGCTGCGGATCATCGACGACATCATCAAGCCGGGCTACGCGGTGCTGCTCGGCTAG